The nucleotide sequence GGAGGAGACCACCCCTGCGGGGTCATACGCGGCGTACATCCTGGCTAGGTCGACCAGCGATGACCCGGCGGCTCGCCGGATCACGTACGAATTCGACCCGAGTGACGCCGACCCCGATCGACCGAATTGGGTCGACGAAACCGAGGCGGAGTAGCGGCTCGGCTCCCCGCTGGTCGGTAGTGAGACGAACGGGAACGCGTCCCCGCGTCTTCGCGGGGGCAACGGACGGTGCGCCGAGTATCTCCCTAGCCAGGACCGCCCCGTCGTTCAGACGCGGTTCTCGCGGCTCGGATCCACGTCGATGGCGTCGACCGGGCAGACATCGACACAGAGCATACAGTCGATACACTGGTCCTCGTAGGTCGGGTGGGCCTTGATTTCGCTCTCGGGGTGGTCCGGCGTGTCGACCCACTCGAAGACGTCGACGGGACAGTCCTCCAGACAGGCGCCGTCGGCGAGACAGATGTCGAAGTCGACGGCGACGTGCGTGCCGTGGATGCCGCGTTTCTCCGGCGGTTCGACGGGACCCCAGACGGCGACGCCGTCCCGCTCGTCAACCCGCTCGCGGGTCCGCTCGAAGTTCGGATCGATGGCCATACCCCGTCTCGGCGCCCGGGACGGATAAACCTACGACCGAACGCGCGACCTACTCGAAGACCGCGGCGACGGCGGCGTCGAGGGCGTCGACGGC is from Haloplanus salinarum and encodes:
- a CDS encoding 4Fe-4S dicluster domain-containing protein; this encodes MAIDPNFERTRERVDERDGVAVWGPVEPPEKRGIHGTHVAVDFDICLADGACLEDCPVDVFEWVDTPDHPESEIKAHPTYEDQCIDCMLCVDVCPVDAIDVDPSRENRV